From the genome of Deinococcus sp. AJ005, one region includes:
- a CDS encoding Glu/Leu/Phe/Val dehydrogenase, with protein MRASGLNWQGLMEQLQQALPHCDITAQSLAYFKYPKRTVSMNLPVQMDDGSVRVFKGFRTVHSTARGPSMGGMRLKEGLNAHECEVLAAIMTLKAAVADLPLGGAKGGVDVDPATLSPHETEGLVRRYTSEIVELIGPRKDILAPDVGSDAQMMAWIMDTYNQNTDTTVNGMVVGKPLPLGGSYASKDARGRSAALVTARVLKEAGRSLNRAPCAVYGFGDVGRKAAQTLAAEGAMVIAVSDQSGATFASGGLDLEALSQHRELFGTVQGFATDITVEELLELDVDVLMLAYDYGAINASNAHAVRANYLVEATNRAVLPEAERFLKERGVTVLPDLVASLGGAVVNYLEWVQDASNFFWTEEEIEEAIDERVNAAVDTVMEFMRTRDIDLRTAAYAVALNRLHGATVMRGVYP; from the coding sequence ATGCGGGCATCAGGACTCAACTGGCAGGGCCTCATGGAACAGCTTCAGCAGGCGCTGCCCCACTGCGACATCACCGCTCAGTCGCTGGCTTATTTCAAGTATCCCAAGCGCACCGTGAGCATGAATCTACCGGTGCAGATGGACGACGGTTCGGTCCGGGTCTTCAAGGGCTTCCGTACCGTCCACAGCACTGCGCGCGGTCCCAGCATGGGCGGCATGCGCCTCAAGGAGGGCCTGAACGCCCACGAATGCGAGGTGCTGGCCGCGATCATGACCCTCAAGGCGGCGGTGGCCGATCTGCCCCTCGGCGGCGCGAAGGGCGGCGTGGACGTGGACCCGGCCACCCTCAGCCCGCACGAGACCGAGGGACTGGTGCGCCGCTACACCTCCGAGATCGTGGAGCTGATCGGGCCGCGCAAGGACATCCTGGCCCCCGATGTGGGCAGCGACGCGCAGATGATGGCCTGGATCATGGACACCTACAACCAGAACACCGACACCACGGTCAATGGGATGGTGGTGGGCAAACCCCTGCCGCTGGGCGGCAGTTACGCCAGCAAGGACGCGCGGGGCCGCAGCGCTGCCCTGGTCACGGCCCGCGTGCTGAAAGAGGCCGGGCGCAGTCTGAACCGCGCTCCGTGCGCCGTTTACGGCTTTGGCGACGTGGGCCGCAAGGCCGCACAGACCCTGGCCGCCGAGGGCGCGATGGTGATCGCCGTCAGTGACCAGAGCGGCGCCACCTTTGCGAGTGGCGGCCTCGATCTGGAGGCCCTGTCGCAGCACCGCGAGCTGTTCGGCACCGTGCAGGGCTTCGCCACCGACATCACCGTGGAAGAGCTGCTGGAGCTGGACGTGGACGTGCTGATGCTGGCCTACGACTACGGGGCCATCAACGCCAGCAATGCCCACGCGGTGCGCGCCAACTATCTGGTGGAAGCCACCAACCGCGCCGTGCTGCCCGAAGCCGAGCGCTTTCTCAAGGAGCGCGGCGTGACCGTGCTGCCCGATCTGGTCGCCAGCCTGGGCGGCGCGGTGGTCAATTACCTGGAGTGGGTGCAGGACGCCAGCAACTTCTTCTGGACCGAAGAAGAGATCGAAGAAGCCATCGACGAGCGCGTGAACGCCGCTGTGGACACCGTGATGGAGTTCATGCGGACCCGCGACATCGATCTGCGGACCGCTGCCTACGCCGTGGCCCTGAACCGCCTACACGGCGCGACAGTGATGCGCGGGGTGTATCCATGA
- a CDS encoding polyprenyl synthetase family protein — MTGVLALSVPDATFETRLKAVLRSRVEFIELIGDDLVAAGGKRIRPLLALLSAQMLGASPTRPGWDAVLDLAVCVELLHSASLLHDDLIDDADTRRGQQSAFRRFGNVVSVMSGDFMLARLLTLLSGMSGGPALTRAFGETAGVICEGEVLQFQVAAYQEYDLQHYLTVIHGKTAALTELAASAPATLLGASAGAHEALCIFGREYGLAFQMQDDLLDLAGTEEMIGKPVGGDLREGKATYPSLLLLDGPHGAEVRRILERRAARDGDVDRVRELALETGAFTRTREEIRRRAALAVDALQAFPASEARHALEDLTRREIERAR; from the coding sequence ATGACCGGCGTGCTGGCCCTGAGCGTTCCCGATGCGACTTTCGAGACGCGTCTGAAAGCGGTGCTGCGTTCGCGCGTGGAATTTATCGAGCTGATCGGTGACGATCTGGTGGCGGCGGGGGGCAAGCGCATCCGGCCTCTGCTGGCGCTGCTCTCGGCGCAGATGCTGGGGGCCTCGCCCACCCGCCCCGGCTGGGACGCCGTGCTGGACCTGGCGGTGTGCGTGGAACTGCTGCACTCGGCCTCACTGCTACACGACGATCTGATCGACGACGCCGACACCCGACGCGGGCAGCAGTCGGCCTTCCGGCGCTTCGGCAACGTGGTCAGCGTGATGAGCGGCGATTTCATGCTGGCGCGCTTGCTGACCCTGCTCTCGGGCATGAGCGGCGGCCCGGCCCTGACCCGCGCCTTTGGCGAGACGGCAGGCGTGATCTGCGAGGGCGAGGTGCTGCAATTTCAGGTGGCGGCGTATCAGGAATACGATTTGCAGCATTACCTGACCGTGATCCACGGCAAGACGGCGGCACTGACCGAGCTGGCCGCCAGCGCCCCGGCCACGCTGCTGGGCGCTTCGGCAGGCGCCCACGAGGCGCTGTGCATCTTTGGGCGCGAGTACGGTCTGGCCTTTCAGATGCAGGACGACTTGCTGGACCTCGCCGGAACCGAGGAGATGATTGGCAAACCGGTGGGCGGGGACCTGCGCGAGGGCAAGGCCACCTATCCTTCGCTGCTGCTGCTGGACGGGCCACACGGGGCCGAGGTGCGCCGCATTCTGGAACGCCGCGCCGCGCGGGACGGCGATGTGGACCGCGTGCGTGAGCTGGCGCTGGAGACGGGTGCATTCACGCGCACCCGCGAGGAAATCCGCCGCCGCGCCGCGCTGGCCGTGGACGCCCTGCAAGCCTTTCCGGCATCAGAAGCGCGGCACGCACTGGAAGATCTGACCCGCCGCGAGATCGAGCGCGCGCGCTGA
- a CDS encoding Crp/Fnr family transcriptional regulator: MTPERALALLRHAPIFQGAQEADLLPLAERGHFLGLTRGQHLFQAGQPVEALYVVASGSVRVYRLARGGRRELTLHVEGPRQLVAGIAAFQSRAVYPAHAQALQSPTELLALPVDAVRQAVFNTPTLAQAVIAYFARRQAELLGRLDSLVFSELGERLAAYLLEHAATPHALPTNSELAALLGTVPEIVSRKLGEFYRLGLIVLERRTVRVCDAAELARLAGGTVPAGDAVTAGGAASPKDTVDPKNTAKEAGR, translated from the coding sequence GTGACCCCTGAACGCGCCCTGGCCCTCCTGCGTCATGCCCCCATTTTTCAGGGCGCGCAGGAAGCCGATCTGTTGCCGCTGGCCGAACGGGGCCACTTCCTGGGGCTGACGCGTGGACAGCATCTGTTTCAGGCTGGGCAGCCCGTGGAGGCGCTGTATGTCGTCGCCAGTGGCAGTGTGCGGGTTTACCGGCTGGCGCGCGGCGGACGGCGCGAACTGACGTTGCATGTGGAGGGGCCGCGACAGTTGGTGGCAGGAATCGCCGCCTTCCAGAGTCGGGCGGTCTACCCGGCCCACGCGCAGGCCCTCCAGAGTCCCACCGAACTGCTGGCCCTGCCGGTGGACGCGGTGCGGCAGGCCGTGTTCAATACGCCAACACTGGCACAGGCGGTGATCGCCTACTTCGCGCGGCGGCAGGCCGAGTTGCTGGGACGGCTGGACAGTCTGGTCTTCAGCGAACTGGGCGAGCGGCTGGCCGCCTACCTGCTGGAACATGCGGCCACGCCACACGCCCTGCCCACCAATTCCGAGTTGGCCGCGCTGCTGGGCACCGTGCCAGAAATCGTTAGTCGCAAGCTGGGCGAGTTTTACCGGCTGGGCCTGATCGTGCTGGAACGGCGCACGGTGCGGGTCTGCGACGCGGCGGAACTGGCACGGCTGGCAGGCGGCACAGTCCCAGCGGGGGACGCGGTGACAGCGGGTGGTGCTGCGAGTCCAAAAGACACAGTGGACCCAAAAAACACAGCAAAGGAGGCGGGGCGCTAG
- a CDS encoding cupin domain-containing protein, translating into MTTEPTDIQRAAPPQVLTVTPHGRSLLFTLETGQGIPPHRHPSAQAILAVLSGEIEVRAQTTQTLKAGEVAVHDGNESISLLALQPGQVLVTLLGG; encoded by the coding sequence ATGACCACCGAACCCACAGATATTCAACGCGCCGCACCCCCACAGGTCCTGACCGTCACCCCGCACGGGCGGTCACTGCTGTTCACGCTGGAGACCGGGCAGGGCATTCCGCCCCATCGCCACCCCAGTGCGCAGGCCATTCTGGCCGTCCTGTCGGGCGAGATCGAGGTCCGGGCGCAGACCACGCAGACCCTGAAGGCAGGCGAGGTGGCGGTCCATGACGGCAACGAATCCATCAGTCTGCTGGCCCTTCAGCCGGGGCAGGTGCTGGTGACGCTGTTAGGTGGCTGA
- a CDS encoding group III truncated hemoglobin produces MTASSSGPMLLTADGDTLFSRIGEERLRALLWGFYAEVVKDELLGPVFRQRVGPFPGAGWPVHIARLEGFWRAVTGGPSAYRGQPGPAHSNLGAEAAHFDRWLALWETALAEHLNPPEAQALLVMASRMRVSLQRFALAGASLQGEKS; encoded by the coding sequence GTGACCGCGTCTTCATCTGGGCCAATGCTGCTGACCGCCGATGGAGACACGCTGTTCTCGCGCATTGGCGAGGAACGTCTGCGGGCGCTGCTGTGGGGCTTTTACGCCGAAGTCGTAAAGGACGAACTACTGGGGCCAGTCTTCAGGCAGCGCGTCGGGCCGTTTCCGGGGGCTGGGTGGCCGGTACATATCGCCCGGCTGGAAGGCTTCTGGCGGGCGGTCACGGGCGGCCCCAGCGCTTACCGGGGGCAGCCCGGTCCGGCCCACAGCAATCTTGGCGCAGAAGCAGCCCACTTTGACCGCTGGCTGGCGCTGTGGGAAACGGCGCTGGCCGAACATCTCAACCCGCCGGAAGCACAGGCTCTACTGGTGATGGCGTCGCGCATGCGGGTGTCATTGCAGCGCTTTGCACTGGCTGGAGCCTCTTTACAAGGAGAAAAATCATGA
- a CDS encoding ferredoxin family protein, translating into MTHIITSPCIGTKDQACTEVCPVECIYDAGEMYLIHPDECIDCGACVPACPVSAIFPEEDVPAGEESFIARNYEFFGV; encoded by the coding sequence ATGACCCATATCATCACCAGTCCCTGCATTGGCACCAAGGATCAGGCTTGCACCGAGGTCTGCCCGGTGGAGTGCATCTACGACGCCGGAGAGATGTACCTGATCCACCCCGACGAGTGTATCGACTGCGGCGCGTGCGTTCCCGCCTGCCCGGTCAGCGCGATTTTCCCCGAGGAGGACGTGCCCGCCGGAGAGGAGAGCTTCATCGCCCGTAACTACGAATTCTTCGGGGTCTGA
- a CDS encoding Bax inhibitor-1/YccA family protein translates to MQTYPMPQSQARTAEIVRTFMARTYSWMAAGLALTAGIAYLTAQNEAFAYQIMQIRMPLLLVQLGLVFGLSIFANRLSSSVAGMLFIAYAALTGLTFSALLFVYSPTAVISAFATTAGTFGAMSVVGYVIKKDLSAMGRFFMFALIGLIIALIVNIFVASSALSFGISVIGVLLFAGLTAYDTQMLRNMALSGIEGEQAERAAINGALRLYLDFINMFLFILRLFSGSRS, encoded by the coding sequence ATGCAGACCTATCCTATGCCCCAATCGCAGGCCCGAACGGCAGAAATTGTCCGCACGTTCATGGCCCGCACGTATTCGTGGATGGCCGCCGGGCTGGCCCTGACTGCCGGAATCGCTTACCTAACCGCCCAGAACGAAGCCTTTGCCTACCAGATCATGCAGATTCGGATGCCGTTGCTGCTGGTTCAACTCGGTCTGGTGTTCGGTCTGAGCATCTTTGCCAACCGCCTGAGCAGCTCGGTAGCCGGAATGCTGTTCATCGCCTACGCAGCTCTGACCGGCCTGACCTTCAGTGCCCTGCTGTTCGTCTACAGCCCCACTGCCGTCATCAGCGCCTTTGCCACCACCGCCGGAACCTTCGGAGCCATGAGCGTGGTGGGTTACGTGATCAAAAAGGACCTCAGCGCGATGGGCCGCTTTTTCATGTTCGCCCTGATCGGCCTGATTATCGCCCTGATCGTCAATATCTTCGTCGCCAGCAGCGCCCTGAGCTTTGGTATCAGCGTCATCGGCGTGCTGCTGTTCGCGGGCCTGACGGCCTACGACACGCAGATGCTTCGCAACATGGCCCTCAGCGGCATTGAGGGCGAGCAAGCCGAACGCGCCGCCATCAACGGAGCACTGCGTCTGTATCTGGACTTCATCAATATGTTCCTGTTCATCCTGCGCCTGTTTAGCGGCAGCCGCAGCTAA
- a CDS encoding SDR family oxidoreductase: MIIITGATGQLGRAIATQLVTRIPAAGIGASVRDPQKASDLEALGVRVRQGDFSDPASLPYAFEGATQILLVSSNARAQGGDPLAQHAAVIDAARTVGARRIVYTSQIAASPTSAFGPAVDHAATEKMLAASGLAWTALRNGFYASVALTMMGLALESGVMATPDDGKIAWATHGDLAGAAATILANEGQYDGPTPPLTGSQALDFTDLTGIASAVLSRSIRHETFPDDELAAKLGIPAGAAKFMLGMYLASRAGEFGPVNPTLEELLGRPQETMRELMAATLKG, translated from the coding sequence ATGATCATCATTACCGGAGCCACCGGCCAACTGGGCCGCGCCATCGCCACGCAACTCGTCACCCGCATTCCTGCCGCTGGGATAGGTGCCAGCGTCCGCGATCCGCAGAAAGCCTCCGATCTGGAGGCGCTGGGCGTGCGTGTGCGCCAGGGGGATTTCAGTGACCCCGCCAGCCTGCCATACGCTTTTGAGGGCGCGACTCAGATTCTGCTGGTGTCCTCCAACGCGCGGGCACAGGGCGGCGATCCGCTGGCGCAGCACGCGGCGGTCATTGACGCGGCCCGCACGGTGGGCGCACGGCGCATCGTCTATACCAGTCAGATTGCCGCCAGCCCCACCTCTGCCTTCGGGCCTGCCGTGGATCATGCGGCCACCGAGAAAATGCTGGCCGCATCTGGTCTGGCCTGGACCGCCCTTCGCAATGGCTTCTACGCTTCCGTCGCCCTCACCATGATGGGCCTGGCGCTGGAAAGCGGTGTGATGGCAACCCCCGATGACGGCAAGATCGCGTGGGCGACGCACGGCGATCTGGCCGGGGCGGCGGCCACTATCCTGGCAAACGAGGGCCAGTACGACGGTCCTACGCCGCCGCTGACCGGCTCACAGGCGCTGGATTTCACCGATCTCACAGGCATCGCCTCGGCAGTGTTGAGCCGTTCCATCCGGCACGAAACCTTCCCTGATGATGAGTTGGCCGCCAAGCTGGGCATTCCGGCGGGCGCAGCAAAATTTATGCTGGGGATGTACCTTGCCAGCCGGGCGGGCGAATTTGGCCCCGTCAACCCGACACTGGAGGAGTTGCTAGGACGGCCCCAGGAGACCATGCGCGAACTGATGGCGGCAACGCTGAAAGGCTGA
- a CDS encoding TetR/AcrR family transcriptional regulator, producing MEAAAQLLAQGGREAVSSRAVSAAAGVQAPTIYRQFGDMQGLLDAVARETLARYVAEEATFDPTDDPAQDLRRGWDIHVAFGLANPAVYGLMYGNRAALPATQAAHDGLEILQGLINRVAQAGRLRVSVPRATQLIAAAGQGVTLELIATPPQARDPQLATAMREAVMSAVLTAQAPVDSSGEQPGPQRVAARAVALQAVLAEAPDILSVAERQLLEEWLERLAKVEVSS from the coding sequence ATGGAAGCGGCGGCTCAGCTTCTGGCCCAGGGTGGGCGTGAAGCGGTGTCCAGCCGGGCAGTTAGCGCTGCCGCTGGGGTGCAGGCCCCCACCATTTACCGGCAGTTCGGGGATATGCAGGGGCTGCTGGACGCGGTGGCCCGCGAGACCCTGGCCCGGTATGTTGCAGAAGAGGCCACCTTTGACCCCACCGACGATCCTGCCCAGGACCTGCGGCGCGGTTGGGATATCCATGTCGCCTTCGGGCTTGCCAATCCGGCGGTCTATGGCCTGATGTACGGGAACCGAGCTGCCCTGCCTGCGACACAGGCGGCGCACGACGGTCTGGAAATCCTGCAAGGGCTGATCAACCGCGTGGCCCAGGCGGGGCGGCTGCGGGTCAGTGTGCCGCGCGCCACACAGCTCATTGCCGCAGCGGGGCAAGGCGTGACGCTGGAACTGATCGCCACGCCGCCCCAGGCGCGCGATCCCCAGCTTGCCACCGCCATGCGCGAGGCCGTGATGTCCGCCGTCCTTACGGCTCAGGCCCCTGTGGACAGTTCTGGAGAGCAGCCCGGCCCTCAGCGGGTGGCTGCCCGCGCTGTTGCCTTACAGGCGGTTCTGGCCGAAGCTCCAGATATCCTTTCTGTGGCTGAGCGGCAGCTTCTGGAGGAGTGGTTGGAAAGACTGGCAAAGGTGGAAGTGTCGTCCTGA
- a CDS encoding SCO family protein, giving the protein MKWLTGVLLVVAAILGGLLFARQASPSVTGGEALDNPVTLPALRLVDDQDTATTLAKGDGRMRLVFYGFVRCPDVCPATLASLKNSYETLKPEQQKKLQIQFITVDPGFDTPKVVRAYLDRFDPAFTGLTGQADTIDEAARDMFVANVKPQPTMVMDHSAHTATPDAKGAGNAEAAGATATEAARIHGDQVSVVNSQGQFVRVYTNSEVIGGELQQDLPGLLRMYGGGK; this is encoded by the coding sequence ATGAAATGGTTGACGGGCGTTCTGCTGGTGGTTGCGGCGATTCTGGGTGGACTGCTCTTTGCGCGGCAGGCCAGCCCCAGCGTGACGGGCGGTGAGGCGCTGGACAATCCGGTGACGTTGCCCGCCCTGAGACTGGTGGATGACCAGGACACAGCAACGACGCTGGCCAAAGGCGACGGGCGAATGCGGCTGGTCTTCTACGGCTTCGTGCGCTGCCCGGATGTCTGCCCGGCCACGCTGGCGAGCCTCAAGAACAGCTATGAAACGCTGAAGCCAGAGCAGCAGAAAAAGCTCCAGATTCAGTTCATCACCGTGGACCCTGGTTTTGACACCCCGAAGGTGGTTCGTGCTTACCTAGACCGTTTCGATCCCGCCTTTACCGGGTTGACGGGTCAGGCCGATACCATCGACGAGGCGGCCAGAGACATGTTTGTGGCGAACGTCAAGCCGCAGCCGACGATGGTCATGGACCACAGTGCCCACACGGCGACTCCTGATGCAAAGGGCGCGGGCAACGCCGAGGCCGCTGGGGCCACAGCCACCGAGGCCGCCCGCATCCACGGCGATCAGGTCAGCGTGGTGAACTCTCAGGGCCAGTTCGTGCGCGTGTATACCAATTCGGAAGTGATCGGCGGCGAGTTGCAGCAGGACCTGCCAGGATTGCTTCGGATGTATGGCGGCGGGAAGTAA